The proteins below come from a single Coleofasciculus chthonoplastes PCC 7420 genomic window:
- a CDS encoding YtxH domain-containing protein, giving the protein MSKKSAGVFIGGLVVGGVIGTLTGLLIAPRSGRDTRRLLKKSTDALPDLAEDLSTTVQLQADRLSESALRNWDGTLTRLRDAIAAGQEASARTRDELNSTQSDVASESPASVSDHQV; this is encoded by the coding sequence ATGTCAAAAAAGAGTGCTGGAGTATTTATTGGGGGTTTAGTTGTGGGGGGTGTCATTGGCACCCTCACCGGATTGCTGATTGCCCCACGTTCAGGGCGGGATACGCGACGGTTGTTGAAAAAATCTACAGATGCCTTACCGGATTTAGCCGAAGATCTATCAACGACTGTACAACTACAAGCCGATCGCCTTTCCGAATCAGCCCTACGCAACTGGGATGGAACCTTGACCCGACTGCGAGATGCGATCGCGGCGGGACAAGAGGCTTCCGCCAGGACACGAGACGAACTAAACTCGACTCAATCGGACGTGGCGAGTGAATCACCCGCGTCCGTTTCTGATCATCAAGTGTAG
- a CDS encoding DUF948 domain-containing protein, translating into MIDPLFWLGLSILLVAVSLTAVLVAALPALQELARAARSVEKLADTLRRELPPTLESIRLTGLEISDLSNDMNEGVKSAGQVVQQVDQSIKGAKNQAKKAQVGSRSVVAGVKAAWKTWRNPGASRRSLDRLPPSERKALDLQQQDTDPDTVEQEYERYEEIQDNAPVSRQGDDG; encoded by the coding sequence GTGATTGATCCTCTATTTTGGCTCGGGCTCTCTATTTTATTAGTCGCAGTTAGCTTAACGGCTGTTTTAGTGGCAGCATTACCCGCGCTGCAAGAATTAGCACGAGCAGCCCGTAGTGTGGAAAAGTTGGCAGATACGCTGCGGCGAGAATTGCCGCCTACTTTAGAGTCGATTCGTCTGACGGGTTTAGAAATTAGTGACTTGAGCAACGATATGAATGAAGGCGTTAAAAGCGCGGGTCAAGTCGTGCAGCAAGTTGATCAAAGTATCAAAGGTGCGAAAAATCAGGCGAAAAAAGCCCAAGTCGGCAGTCGTAGCGTTGTTGCGGGTGTTAAAGCGGCTTGGAAAACCTGGAGAAACCCTGGAGCGAGTCGTCGTTCCCTTGATCGTTTACCCCCCTCTGAGCGCAAAGCTCTTGATTTGCAACAACAGGATACAGATCCGGATACGGTTGAACAAGAATATGAGAGATATGAGGAGATTCAGGATAATGCTCCTGTTTCTCGGCAAGGGGACGATGGGTGA
- a CDS encoding TPM domain-containing protein → MLDLFKRFLVILVAFCLAGSVWAIAPSAQAYNNPDLLPETQTPIIDLANLLPQLQEEALIQDIETFEAQTGWKLRVLTQYDRTPGLAVRDYWGLNDKSVLLIADPRGGNLLGFNVGDDLYQFLPRTFWVELQTRFGNLYFVRDNGENQAIVQALDTVKTCLNKGGCNVVPGLPQEQWILTLITSLVGGVVLGFAAIPRKDGQLVAWQWALIFSPLWGILFIAFGIGPVVTRTAEWLPLFRNVLAFALGALVAYLSPFIGQTTASDM, encoded by the coding sequence ATGCTGGATCTTTTTAAACGATTTTTGGTAATCTTGGTGGCGTTTTGTCTGGCTGGCTCTGTTTGGGCGATCGCACCATCTGCCCAGGCTTATAACAACCCCGATCTACTCCCGGAAACCCAGACACCGATTATTGACTTGGCGAACCTGCTCCCCCAGCTTCAGGAAGAAGCCTTAATTCAAGACATAGAAACCTTTGAGGCACAAACAGGCTGGAAGCTGCGGGTACTCACCCAATATGACCGTACACCCGGTTTAGCTGTTCGCGATTACTGGGGACTCAATGATAAAAGTGTTTTACTGATTGCTGACCCACGCGGCGGTAATCTGTTGGGCTTTAATGTGGGCGACGATTTATATCAATTTCTACCCCGTACCTTTTGGGTAGAGTTACAGACACGCTTTGGCAACCTCTACTTTGTGCGTGACAATGGGGAAAACCAGGCAATTGTCCAAGCGTTAGATACGGTTAAAACTTGCCTAAATAAGGGTGGATGTAACGTTGTTCCGGGCTTGCCTCAAGAGCAGTGGATTCTCACCCTGATTACCTCTTTGGTGGGTGGTGTAGTTTTGGGATTTGCCGCGATTCCGCGCAAAGATGGACAGCTTGTGGCTTGGCAATGGGCATTAATCTTTTCTCCCTTGTGGGGTATTCTCTTCATTGCTTTCGGAATTGGTCCAGTTGTCACTCGGACGGCTGAATGGTTGCCTTTATTCCGGAATGTATTGGCGTTTGCGCTAGGGGCGTTAGTGGCTTACCTGTCACCGTTCATTGGTCAAACGACAGCGTCGGACATGTAA
- the pgeF gene encoding peptidoglycan editing factor PgeF yields MHTWHWQTWDNLPYLTCSLLKPWHHGFFTSAFSPRTPDQIVEALQPEANVYRVRQVHGNTVLTPSEIVGSVSQTETQTPEKPAADGIFTEHPQEAVWVCTADCTPVLIGDEQTGRVAAIHAGWRGTAARIVPNTIARFLETGSRLDNLRVAMGPAIAPEVYQVSETVAIEVGSSIISTDKTDTSESILAELQQLPHSPIFEDPHPGRVRLDVRRVNAIQLEQLGLQDEQVAIAPHCTYQQPEYFFSYRRTQQKKVQWSGIVSR; encoded by the coding sequence ATGCATACGTGGCACTGGCAAACGTGGGACAACTTACCGTATCTAACCTGTAGCCTTCTCAAACCTTGGCATCACGGCTTCTTCACCTCAGCCTTTTCCCCTCGTACCCCTGACCAAATTGTAGAAGCCCTACAGCCTGAAGCGAATGTTTATCGGGTGCGCCAAGTTCATGGGAATACTGTCCTCACCCCCTCTGAAATTGTTGGTTCAGTCAGTCAAACGGAGACTCAGACGCCGGAAAAACCTGCGGCTGATGGTATCTTCACTGAACACCCCCAGGAAGCTGTCTGGGTTTGCACGGCTGACTGTACGCCTGTGCTGATTGGCGATGAACAAACGGGACGAGTCGCGGCTATTCATGCGGGATGGCGAGGAACGGCGGCTCGAATTGTGCCAAATACGATCGCACGATTCCTAGAAACTGGTAGCCGCCTAGACAATCTGAGGGTTGCCATGGGACCTGCGATCGCGCCAGAAGTGTATCAAGTTTCGGAAACCGTCGCCATAGAAGTCGGTTCTAGCATTATCTCTACAGATAAAACAGATACTTCTGAATCGATTTTGGCTGAATTACAGCAGCTTCCCCATTCCCCAATTTTTGAAGATCCCCATCCAGGGCGAGTACGTTTAGATGTACGGCGGGTGAACGCGATACAACTCGAACAACTCGGCTTACAGGATGAACAAGTCGCGATCGCGCCTCACTGTACCTATCAGCAACCGGAGTATTTCTTCTCCTATCGTCGCACTCAGCAAAAAAAGGTGCAGTGGTCAGGAATTGTCAGTAGATAA
- a CDS encoding biotin--[acetyl-CoA-carboxylase] ligase produces the protein MVLDQQALEIALQTVTQQLSRSKLPGLQDIGELAIYLFDSLSSTNQTLWELLDRGTPPPTVVIAAQQTAGRGQWGRQWQSEQGGLYLSLALTTNVEASNSAQLTMCSAWGIATALRCYGIPVLIKWHNDLLLLGYKLGGILTETRLSQGQITKAVIGVGINWSNPVPETGINLQSFFATQPMSPSVTSLEMLAAIVIQGLRSGYHYGLESGIDNLRLSYQRLLFHQGVSIQVNGHRGIVKGVTSTGDLRVSVNSAQAMDTNADTIISPEIHLKPGTISLGYSQDLP, from the coding sequence GTGGTACTTGATCAACAAGCTCTGGAAATAGCCCTCCAAACCGTCACGCAACAGCTATCCCGTTCTAAACTCCCAGGACTTCAAGATATCGGGGAGCTTGCGATCTATTTATTTGACAGCCTATCCTCTACTAATCAAACCCTCTGGGAATTACTAGACAGAGGAACCCCACCTCCTACCGTTGTTATCGCCGCTCAACAGACGGCTGGACGAGGACAGTGGGGACGGCAATGGCAATCGGAGCAGGGTGGGCTATACTTATCGTTGGCTTTAACCACGAATGTGGAAGCATCCAATAGCGCCCAGCTAACGATGTGCAGCGCTTGGGGTATTGCTACAGCGTTGAGATGTTATGGTATTCCTGTCCTGATTAAGTGGCACAATGACCTGCTGTTGTTGGGCTATAAGTTGGGGGGGATTCTCACCGAAACTCGACTGTCTCAGGGGCAGATTACTAAAGCGGTGATTGGTGTAGGCATTAACTGGAGCAATCCTGTGCCAGAAACAGGGATTAATTTACAATCCTTTTTTGCGACTCAACCCATGAGTCCATCCGTAACCTCCCTGGAAATGTTAGCCGCAATCGTGATCCAGGGATTGCGATCGGGATACCACTACGGGTTAGAATCAGGCATTGATAATTTACGGTTGTCCTATCAAAGGTTACTGTTTCATCAGGGAGTCTCGATTCAGGTCAATGGACATCGTGGCATCGTTAAAGGCGTCACGTCAACGGGTGATCTAAGAGTTAGCGTAAACTCAGCACAGGCAATGGATACAAATGCTGATACCATCATCAGTCCCGAAATTCACCTCAAGCCCGGTACAATTAGTCTGGGCTATTCTCAAGATCTGCCTTGA
- a CDS encoding M23 family metallopeptidase, translating into MNKQTVANSTPTGVFYRYPWLKQGISVMGGLGVLSSGLVVAQTDAPIDTGAAPAAPPAPPAIKFTPPPPAPPAQPKPAAPQAIVAPPAPAPKPAYRPPAPPAPKPAAPAPVTVSKPPAPAPAPAAPTPRVATPPAAKPRLNAPNLSIPAPATLAKPPKVIVNPSPAQTATQTPAAPNNSYIDSTNYSLGATQGTEKPTVVVTERSTGCQTVSRNGRLTSGSCGGQATPTSRTVAGRIQPQPPQPQGGTGGAATRLPTPPVAVNASVRRPVRSVQRVAVSGNSGGRQFTRRPPVSSLSPTASSKTTPTGLTYYNFSNRPQGRTIVGNASFIFPLTIPSAISSAFGWRTHPITGTSRFHAGTDIAAPTGTPVLAVAPGEVATADYLGGYGLTVILRHEEGTQESRYAHLSEIFVQPGESVDQGNVIGLVGSTGFSTGPHLHFEWRHQTTDGWVAVDAGAHLEYAMAQLIEALQVAQAIEQPDS; encoded by the coding sequence ATGAATAAACAAACCGTCGCCAATTCCACCCCAACGGGCGTATTTTATCGGTATCCCTGGCTGAAGCAGGGTATCAGTGTGATGGGAGGACTTGGTGTTCTCAGTAGTGGTTTGGTTGTTGCTCAAACCGATGCACCAATCGACACAGGCGCAGCCCCAGCCGCACCGCCTGCTCCCCCAGCGATTAAATTTACCCCGCCGCCCCCAGCACCTCCCGCCCAGCCTAAACCAGCTGCGCCACAAGCTATTGTTGCACCGCCAGCGCCAGCGCCTAAACCTGCCTACCGTCCCCCTGCTCCCCCAGCCCCTAAACCTGCTGCTCCTGCACCAGTTACCGTTAGCAAGCCTCCAGCCCCAGCTCCGGCTCCGGCTGCACCGACACCCAGAGTGGCGACACCTCCAGCGGCAAAACCGAGACTGAACGCGCCGAATTTATCCATTCCGGCTCCCGCTACCTTAGCCAAACCCCCAAAAGTTATTGTTAATCCGTCCCCCGCTCAAACGGCAACTCAAACCCCAGCCGCGCCGAATAATAGCTATATTGATTCGACGAACTACAGTCTGGGGGCAACACAGGGAACGGAAAAACCCACTGTGGTTGTGACTGAGCGGTCAACAGGGTGTCAAACCGTGTCGCGCAATGGACGATTAACGAGTGGGAGTTGTGGGGGTCAAGCGACGCCAACATCACGAACAGTGGCAGGGCGGATTCAACCTCAACCCCCTCAACCTCAGGGAGGAACTGGTGGAGCCGCAACTCGACTTCCTACACCTCCAGTTGCGGTTAATGCCAGTGTGAGACGCCCAGTCCGGTCAGTTCAAAGGGTTGCAGTGTCTGGCAATTCTGGGGGCAGACAGTTTACTCGCCGTCCTCCCGTCTCCTCTCTATCCCCAACGGCATCATCCAAAACCACTCCCACGGGTCTGACTTACTATAATTTCTCCAACCGACCCCAGGGACGTACTATCGTCGGTAATGCCAGCTTTATTTTCCCCTTAACCATTCCGTCGGCAATTAGCTCAGCATTCGGGTGGCGCACCCATCCGATTACGGGGACATCTCGTTTCCATGCGGGTACAGATATCGCTGCCCCGACGGGGACACCCGTTTTGGCGGTGGCTCCGGGTGAGGTGGCTACGGCTGATTACTTAGGTGGCTACGGACTCACGGTGATTTTGCGCCATGAGGAAGGGACTCAAGAAAGCCGTTATGCTCACCTGTCAGAAATTTTTGTGCAACCGGGTGAATCGGTGGATCAGGGTAATGTGATTGGGCTGGTTGGTAGCACCGGATTTTCCACGGGTCCCCATCTCCACTTTGAATGGCGTCATCAAACCACTGATGGTTGGGTGGCGGTTGATGCTGGCGCTCATTTAGAATATGCTATGGCTCAACTGATTGAAGCGTTGCAGGTGGCACAGGCGATCGAGCAACCGGATTCTTAG
- the ilvN gene encoding acetolactate synthase small subunit, with translation MKHTLSVLVEDEAGVLTRIAGLFARRGFNIESLAVGPAEKVGISRITMVVPGDERSIEQLTKQLYKLINVIKVQEITTTPCVERELMLIKVNGTSSTRSEIIELAQVFRARVVDIAEDSLTIEVVGDPGKMVAIVQILSKFGLREVARTGKIALIRESGVNTEYLKSLEAKV, from the coding sequence ATGAAACACACCCTTTCAGTTTTAGTTGAAGATGAAGCTGGCGTCTTAACTCGCATCGCTGGTTTATTTGCCCGTCGCGGCTTCAATATTGAAAGTCTCGCCGTTGGTCCTGCGGAAAAAGTTGGGATTTCCCGGATTACGATGGTAGTGCCTGGGGATGAGCGATCGATTGAGCAACTCACCAAGCAACTCTACAAGTTGATCAATGTGATCAAGGTTCAAGAGATTACCACGACTCCTTGTGTGGAACGGGAATTAATGTTGATCAAAGTCAACGGCACCAGTTCCACGCGATCGGAGATCATTGAACTTGCCCAAGTATTCCGGGCTCGGGTGGTCGATATTGCCGAAGATTCCCTGACCATTGAAGTTGTGGGAGACCCTGGAAAAATGGTCGCGATCGTCCAGATTTTGAGCAAGTTTGGACTTCGGGAAGTCGCCCGGACAGGAAAAATTGCCCTAATCCGCGAATCCGGTGTCAACACCGAATATCTCAAGTCCCTAGAAGCCAAAGTCTAG
- a CDS encoding valine--tRNA ligase — MTATTPSLPTQYDPTTTEAKWQRFWEEQGVFQAHPEQGGEPYSMVIPPPNVTGSLHMGHALGQTIMDILVRYNRMKGFNTLWVPGTDHASIAVSTILDRQLKAEGKTRQEVGRETYLNRAWQWKEESGGWIVNQLRRLGVSVDWSRERFTMDEGLSNAVLEAFVQLYDAGLIYRGEYMVNWCPQSQSAVSDLEVENKEVNGHLWHFRYPLSEGNGSVEVATTRPETMLGDTAVAVNPNDERYQHLIGKTLTLPIMGREIPVVGDELVDPSFGTGCVKVTPAHDPNDFEMGKRHDLPFITILNKDGTLNENAGEFQGQDRFVARKNVVQRLEADGCLVKVEDYHHTVPYSDRGKVPVEPLLSTQWFVKIRPLADKALESLDQHHSPNFVPDRWTKVYRDWLVKLEDWCISRQLWWGHQIPAWYAVSETGGQITDNTPFIVAHSEAEALEKAKSQFGESVKLIQDPDVLDTWFSSGLWPFSTMGWPQQTPDLETYYPTTVLVTGFDIIFFWVARMTMMGGYFTDQMPFQTVYIHGLVRDENNKKMSKSANNGIDPLLLIEKYGTDALRYTLIREVAGAGQDIRLEYNRQTDESASVEASRNFANKLWNAARFVMMNLDGKSPQVLGSPLAQERDTLELCDRWILSRFYQVVTQTRQDFDQYGLGEAAKGLYDFIWGDFCDWYIELVKQRLRQQGTQSRHIAQQTLAHVLDGILKLLHPFMPHITEEIWHTLTQKTDECLALQPYPALPDSETEPGAFPINQDLEKQFELLIGTIRTIRNLRAEAGVKPKTKAPVILQSENPDERDILQKGESYLQDLGKVDTLTIVPALTEELKTTMAGVIGTVQLIIPLAGLVDVETLRAKLDKDLSKIDAEVKSLSSRLANPNFVNKAPAPIVQGAKDALSESMHQAEILRDRLKRL; from the coding sequence ATGACAGCAACCACTCCCTCCCTACCCACTCAATATGATCCCACCACGACCGAAGCCAAGTGGCAGCGGTTTTGGGAAGAACAGGGCGTCTTTCAAGCCCACCCCGAACAAGGTGGTGAACCCTATTCCATGGTGATTCCACCGCCCAATGTCACAGGTAGCCTGCACATGGGTCACGCCTTGGGACAAACCATTATGGATATCCTGGTTCGCTATAACCGAATGAAAGGGTTTAATACGCTGTGGGTTCCGGGAACTGACCATGCCAGTATTGCCGTGTCCACAATCTTAGATCGGCAACTGAAAGCCGAAGGCAAAACTCGTCAAGAGGTAGGACGGGAAACCTATCTAAATCGCGCTTGGCAATGGAAAGAAGAATCAGGGGGTTGGATTGTTAACCAATTGCGTCGCTTAGGCGTGTCGGTGGATTGGTCGCGGGAACGGTTCACCATGGACGAAGGCTTGTCTAATGCTGTGCTGGAAGCCTTTGTCCAACTCTATGACGCCGGACTGATTTACCGGGGTGAATATATGGTGAATTGGTGTCCCCAATCCCAGTCGGCGGTTTCGGATTTGGAGGTGGAAAATAAGGAGGTTAATGGTCATCTGTGGCATTTTCGTTATCCCCTGAGTGAGGGAAATGGGTCAGTGGAAGTGGCGACAACTCGCCCGGAAACCATGCTGGGGGATACAGCCGTGGCGGTGAATCCCAATGATGAACGCTATCAGCATTTAATTGGCAAAACCTTGACCTTGCCGATTATGGGGCGAGAGATTCCGGTGGTTGGGGATGAGTTGGTTGACCCTAGTTTCGGTACGGGATGCGTCAAAGTTACACCCGCCCATGATCCTAATGACTTTGAGATGGGCAAACGCCATGACTTGCCCTTTATTACTATTCTGAATAAAGATGGCACGCTGAATGAAAATGCGGGCGAGTTTCAAGGACAAGACCGATTTGTGGCACGGAAAAATGTGGTGCAGCGACTAGAGGCAGATGGCTGTCTGGTTAAAGTTGAAGACTATCATCATACCGTTCCCTATAGCGATCGCGGCAAAGTCCCGGTTGAACCCCTACTATCGACCCAATGGTTCGTCAAGATTCGTCCCCTGGCGGATAAAGCGCTGGAATCCTTGGATCAGCATCACTCCCCCAATTTTGTCCCCGATCGCTGGACAAAAGTTTACCGGGACTGGTTAGTTAAATTAGAAGACTGGTGTATTTCGCGTCAACTCTGGTGGGGACATCAAATTCCGGCTTGGTATGCGGTGAGTGAAACCGGGGGACAAATTACTGATAATACTCCCTTTATCGTGGCTCACAGTGAAGCCGAAGCCTTAGAAAAAGCGAAATCACAATTTGGCGAATCTGTCAAGCTCATCCAAGACCCCGATGTCCTCGACACTTGGTTTTCCTCCGGCTTGTGGCCCTTCTCCACCATGGGTTGGCCCCAACAGACACCGGATTTAGAGACGTACTATCCTACCACCGTATTAGTTACAGGCTTTGATATCATCTTTTTCTGGGTTGCCCGAATGACGATGATGGGCGGATACTTTACCGATCAAATGCCATTCCAAACGGTTTATATCCACGGTTTAGTCCGGGATGAAAATAACAAAAAGATGTCCAAGTCGGCAAATAATGGTATTGATCCGCTGCTTCTGATCGAGAAATATGGAACCGATGCGCTACGCTATACCTTAATCCGGGAAGTCGCGGGTGCAGGTCAAGATATTCGTTTAGAGTATAATCGCCAAACCGATGAATCGGCATCCGTAGAAGCCTCGCGCAACTTTGCCAATAAACTCTGGAATGCGGCGCGGTTTGTGATGATGAACCTGGATGGGAAATCGCCTCAAGTCTTGGGTTCGCCATTGGCACAGGAACGGGATACATTAGAATTATGCGATCGCTGGATTCTCTCGCGCTTTTATCAAGTCGTCACTCAAACCCGTCAGGATTTCGATCAGTACGGTTTAGGAGAAGCCGCCAAGGGGCTATATGACTTTATCTGGGGTGACTTTTGTGACTGGTATATCGAACTGGTTAAACAACGGTTACGACAGCAGGGAACCCAATCACGGCACATTGCCCAGCAAACCCTGGCGCACGTCCTCGATGGTATCCTGAAACTATTGCATCCGTTTATGCCGCATATTACCGAAGAAATTTGGCATACTTTAACGCAAAAGACGGACGAGTGTTTAGCGCTACAACCCTATCCCGCGCTACCCGACTCGGAAACCGAACCCGGTGCATTTCCTATCAATCAAGACCTAGAAAAGCAGTTCGAGTTACTCATTGGTACAATCCGCACCATCCGTAACTTGCGTGCTGAAGCGGGTGTGAAACCGAAGACAAAAGCCCCGGTGATTTTGCAAAGCGAAAATCCGGATGAACGTGATATTTTACAGAAGGGTGAATCCTACCTGCAAGACTTAGGTAAAGTCGATACCTTGACGATTGTGCCAGCCTTAACCGAAGAACTCAAAACCACAATGGCAGGCGTAATTGGCACTGTTCAACTGATTATTCCTCTAGCCGGATTAGTTGATGTCGAAACACTTCGCGCTAAGTTAGACAAAGATCTCAGTAAAATCGATGCTGAAGTCAAATCTCTGTCGAGTCGTTTGGCGAATCCAAACTTTGTCAATAAAGCCCCCGCCCCTATTGTTCAGGGTGCTAAGGATGCATTGAGTGAGTCTATGCATCAAGCCGAAATTTTGCGCGATCGCCTAAAGCGACTTTAA
- a CDS encoding cation diffusion facilitator family transporter, whose translation MTEGSHRIQTSRLILFTTLWLTLFILSVKVSAAWATRSLSLMAESMQTLLVSFSTLLSLYKLIAHEHPIRRSVYGHGKWETLILFLLIGFLGFTGLNVWGMSAQQLLNQPSDEWLTFPVRVSLPLIQLLAVVIITSLGLALVGRYQGKQLRSAALGFNARQLLLDVCLTLVVLLGFLGVEAGLVWLDVVLAIVLVPVAVRNCWQVINWQFPLLVEQTAIAPEILAQIAHQVGGITHCYHIQSRGVVGRYVYIQMHLIIHPEFAGVTSLLVERIKGMIEEEYGPVQVTFYIEDDFTVAANRQRSGLMSDQNHDSQNNPEFGDW comes from the coding sequence ATGACTGAAGGATCACATCGCATTCAGACGAGTCGTCTGATACTATTTACAACGCTTTGGCTAACCTTATTTATATTATCGGTTAAAGTTTCTGCTGCTTGGGCGACGCGATCGCTGAGTCTTATGGCAGAATCGATGCAGACGTTATTGGTTAGCTTCAGTACCCTGCTGAGTTTATATAAGCTAATCGCCCATGAGCATCCCATCCGGCGATCGGTGTATGGTCATGGTAAGTGGGAAACCCTGATCCTATTTTTGCTGATTGGCTTTCTGGGGTTTACCGGATTAAATGTCTGGGGAATGTCAGCGCAACAATTATTGAACCAACCGTCAGATGAGTGGTTGACGTTTCCGGTGCGAGTGAGTTTACCCCTAATTCAATTACTCGCCGTTGTGATCATTACCAGTTTAGGATTGGCATTAGTTGGACGGTATCAAGGGAAACAACTGAGAAGCGCTGCCTTAGGGTTTAATGCTCGACAACTGTTGTTGGATGTTTGCCTGACTCTGGTTGTACTCCTGGGATTTTTGGGCGTCGAGGCGGGGTTAGTCTGGCTGGATGTAGTGCTAGCCATTGTCCTGGTTCCCGTGGCGGTGAGGAATTGCTGGCAAGTGATCAACTGGCAATTTCCCCTACTGGTTGAGCAAACCGCGATCGCTCCCGAAATTCTAGCGCAAATTGCTCATCAAGTTGGTGGAATTACACATTGTTATCATATTCAGTCACGAGGCGTTGTCGGGCGTTATGTGTATATTCAAATGCACCTGATTATCCATCCTGAATTTGCTGGCGTCACCTCTTTACTGGTGGAACGAATTAAGGGCATGATTGAGGAAGAATATGGTCCGGTGCAGGTGACATTTTATATTGAGGATGACTTTACGGTGGCGGCAAATCGTCAGCGTTCAGGGTTAATGTCTGATCAAAATCATGATAGTCAAAATAATCCTGAGTTCGGCGATTGGTAA